Genomic DNA from Solanum pennellii chromosome 3, SPENNV200:
AGCATACAAGAGCaaagaaaaagtgaaaaaaagaaacacaatTAGTTTCTTGTAACTTTAAATGTAATAAACAACAAACATTGTAATTTATGGTGTTAATAGGAACTTTAACATATAGTTTTAAGTAGGGGTGTACATGATCGGGTtggttcaaattttttaaatatcaaaccaaattaTTTATGtcggatttttgaatttataaatcaaaccaaaccaataaaatttgagtttttcaaTTTCAGGTTTTTCGGATTTTTTcgataaagtattcatacaaatatataatttacttgtacctcaaatatttctttaatcctaccaaaatgcaactatctaagttattttttaagaaaataacaaaaaaatatgatatgattaatgacactaaaatattaaacaacaaaaaaaaatctcgtaaaataaatattgcaaattaataagttataatgaaattgatcataattcaaagtactaaatcatgctaaataagtttagtaattactagttacatgactaaatattaaaagaaagtaaaattagatcatgtattttattgtctaaatctatgtaaaactaaaaaataaatattcaatattatttttattcttattgttgaattgattttcttttttgcattactattaatttgatttttatttaaacttcattataattaccaacatgtatggattataatctttattagatcgttaagaattctaacttccaaacatgaaataaatatattaaaagataaaaagtatgaaaaagtataagatatatttaaaaattacatcaaaataagtatttttacatataaaataaaattttaaaattatatatataatgtcgggttggtttgattttgggttgttttttttaaGTTGAAACCAAATTAACCCAAATATAGttggggttttttttttttcaaaaccaaaccaagtcaaaccaaataACTAGTCGGatttttttttcgatttgacTCGATTTACGATTTGATTCGTTTTTGGTTCGATTTTGTACCCTGTTTTAAGTGTGCACTAACCTAAAACGTGCGGAGGTAGTTTGGTGTATTTAttattggcataatacataaatatgccctttaacttggcttcgaatcaCATAAATGCCCTTCAATTTTGAgtttgcacaagtagacacttaaacttgtataaaattgaacaaatagacacacacgtcctacatgtcatcctacatgtcagtTTTTGTCCTCTGTGGTGTCCAACGTGTAttttgtcatgtaggactcatgtgtttatttgtttaaaagttggatagttaaagtgtctatttgtgcattaGGAAAGTTAGagataaaagttaaaatttgaagccaagtttagggttcaatatatgtattatgcctttattATTTAGCGTAGGAGGATATCACTCACTCACTCAATAGACTATATATAAATGTCACTTTCAAATTTGTTAGGGTAGGTTATATAAATCCATTTTTGTTCTAATATAAAAGTTGGTAATTGCATGCATGtatgatataatataaatgCAACGATCGCAATTGAACTTTAAATCTCAATTAGTTGATACTATATGCATAGGGACACATCATAACTGTACTGTATGTAGACTTCAGAGTGATATACAttgacaatattaaaaaaataaataatctaaaaGCTAACTTCACATTGTTAAAGAAATATGAGAATATATAttgggatttttttttctttctaagtAACACTTTTTTTGAAACACAAAATTAGGAACACTACAAACATTTCATAAGCACACGCAGTAgctctttctttattttaatttggtaCAAAAAAGAGGGAAGCCTTTTAACATTAATAATCGTCCCTTAATAGCAGTTAATTAAGagctaattaattataattaagagTGAATTTTAATAGGTTCATCATTTTGAGTAGGAATTGGAAGGTGACCCTTCTCCTGCAGACTCTTCACTGTCTCATATAAGCACTGTTTTACTGGAGTAAACTCCAAACCCAAGTCCTTTAGCTTTTGGTTCGTGAATATGTACGGTTTTGCCCTTGGCCTCGTTTCATCCGAACACCTGaacatataataacaataataattattatgatcATCAAACGTGATTAATTACTAATCATTACATATCTATTTCAGTTTAATAATCGTTAGAGATGattattaaaattactttaaaaagcATGTCCCCTCCCACTATTGTTGACACTAAAGTCAAATTCAGATCGAGAAATCTTGCTAGAAACATACTTGGATGTGggtacttttattattttttctagcATCAATACATAGTCaaattctttcataaaagtatatattataCGATTTTGGTTGTCGGGTAATCTACTAACACATCACCCcttcaaacaaaagaaattaagttTCCTTTTTAGGCATAAAAAGAACATCATTATCTAAGCGCATTAATTATTAGCTACAAAATTTGTCTAGTTTCTTTTTGTACTgcgtgtgtgtatatatatatgttcaaatAATGATAGAATTTTGCTGAAAGATTTGGTAAGTAAAATTACTTGGTGGGGATTGGATACTCCGGGAAGAATTTGGCGAGAATTTCAACCACGTCACCGCGATGAAGCACGCTCTCCGCGCAGATATAGCGGCCAGATGCAGAAGGAGCTTCGTAGAGAAGTATGTGGGCTAGTGCCACATCCTTAACATGAACATACGCCTGAATTGAATTGGCATATGTTTTAGCAGATCCAGTTAGGTACTTGAGTATGTGAAGAACACTGGCATTCACTGTTGGTTGAAGCAGTGGTCCAAGCACCAAAACTGGATTAATCACAACCAAATCCACTCCCTTTTCCCTTGCCTCATCCCGCGCTGTCTTTTCCGCCACTGTCTTCCCATAGCAGTACCAATTCTGCATAAACATATCAAGTAAATTAAAATCGACTATATCAATTGTCACTATCAATTTAAGGTACTAGCGGACCTTAGTATTCTTGCAGTAGTCAAGATCACTCCAGCAAGTCTCGTCCACAACTTTATCAGGGGCCCGGTTGGGGTCCATGTATACTGTACCAATTGAAGAAGTAAACACAACTCTTCGAACTTTGGTTTCTGCTGCTGCTGTTATCACATTCTTGGTCCCAATAACTGCTGGCTCCACCATTTGTTCCTTCACCATTTATCAACCAAAAACACCACAAATAGtgtaaaaaagaatatatttcaatttGCATGAGCAAAGTGAGTGGATTTCAAACTATGAATAACTAAACTTTATCAGCCGAAAGAAGGCTTTACCTGATTCTGCCCCGATCCAAATCATATTCAACCAAAAATACGGTTTATGTAtaagatttaaattaattttacgtgtgtatatatatagaatattcTTCGATTCCTTTcgatatttatttacttatttatttgcGAAAAATTTAACTCCGGCGCTCGAGGCATGTATTAGTAGTTAGTGGAATTAAAAGCTGAAACAACTTTGCTAGTGCGTCTTCGATGTGTCAGGTGATGATCAATTATGGTTACAGACGTGGGCCCACAAGTAACAGATCGTGATcctccctttttcttttctttatttaattttttaaaatatactgtACTCCATATTTCAGTTTCTTCCATCCCTGTTCTTTTCGATAAATCTCAATCAACCACTATCAGAaaatgaaaggaagaatcccaGAGCACTAGAGAGCTAATTGGCTCTAAACGATCCCGTGAAGCAATTCTAATGGCTTTAATTCTAGATAGTAGTatcttttgtgattttttttttaaatagagaaTCAACATGAAtgcttattttaaataataataatatatctagTAAAATCGGATAGTATACGCAGATCTCACCATGACTACTTTGTGCAGGTAAATAGACTGTTTTCAAAAGCTCAAGTGCTTACATTTaacccccccaaaaaaaacatGAATGCTTACTGGATCATCAGTGACAGGGGAGGCGGTGTGGAAAACTCCGTCACAGCCATAAATTGCTTCTCTCAAACTCTGATAGTCTAGAAGATCAGCTCTCAACAGAATCAGTCTCTCCTTTGCACCTTCAAGTTCTTTCAAGTGACCATTTTTGGAGTCATCTGCACatttttacaataattttttttgaatcaattgGGAAATGTATCATGAATTTTGTACAAagtttaaatgttattttaccaGGGTTTCGAACGGTTCCTCTGACAGTGTAGCCTTTTTCTAGAAGGAGTTTAACGAGCCAAGAGGCAATGAAACCTCCGGCGCCGGTGACACAAACAACTTTGCCGGATTCTGATGGCATGCTTACTTTTACTGCCGGTAGAATAAATTATGAAGGgaaaataagaggaaaaagaAATAGTGAGTAATCTCAAGTTAATGGAAAGAGAGAAAATTGAGAGTTTATATAGAGTTGGAAAAGCAAAAGCCAAATATTCACAAACGTACCTACTACAGACagtaaatatttcttttcttagcCCCTCAGACAGTTATAAGTTATTTTCGATATATTCTCGATTTAACAGATATATACATACTAAAGCCCTGTTTTCattaattgaaattaatttaatttttaaaatcagcTGATTAAAGGATAATTAGTTTAAATTCATACAAGGAGactgtataattatttttcatttgacgTGAAACTATTCAAACTACGTCCCATTTTCCAAAGAATATGAGATTTCCAAAGGCTCTTCAGATAACAATCAGTCTCCTCCATGAAACGTCAACGTAAGTCCATTTCTTCGACATGTGAATTCTTTGTCTTAAAATTCTACTCTCTCCGTTTCTAATTAATTATCCATTTTAGAAATGATACATatattaagataacaataattagcatagtaaaattataattttagtcttattaattatgattttaaaaataataaaattaaaacttaaaattttttaacaaatttaaatgagagtacaataaaaaaaaatttatctattttttgatCTGTTAAAATAAACAAGTTAAtagaaacaattaaaaaaaaagattgagcAAATAAATAGAAACAGTGGAGTAttaatttttggcaaaaaagtTGTCATGGAAACTTTGAATAGTTTTGTAAGTAGAAGCACAAACATAATTTAGGCCAAGTataatttcaaactcttatatatCTAAGTTTaaggtttttttcttttatgttctaaattatcataaaatagGGAACTAATTAATGAAttcaatatttcttcttttagaTACCACAACATCAAatctttatataaaaaaactCCTCCTTTATCAGTGGTTTCAGTTGGTTGCTCAAATTTGTATTTTGTGTCCATTTATATACTTCATCGTTGTTTCTTAACCTAcatcttaaaattaaattatttgttgtaCAAGAATTCTAATAGCTTAATTGATTAACAATctaaatttatttcattagtgAAAATTTAATTCCCTTCGTTGTAATCTCCTTCTACcccattttataaaaattgcTTTTGTATgcttttaaaaagatatatttattagaCAGACGTACTCTTCATTAGTTTTACCAAAGTAGTCTTTCTTCGGAATTATTAGAGTGACGCTAATGGTGgagaatgattttttaaaataataactattttaaactcatagttattgtttttaataaatCATGATAATTAAAGAGGATCTGAGCACTatcataaaaaagaatatattcaaaCGGATAAAATTTATTGGCACAGAGTGTCTATACCAATTCAATTTATGCATGTCGTGAATTTAAATTATAGTTcgttttacttaattttaatgaattgaCATGTATTTTACGTCATTAAATTACCTAATTGAAATTGCAATTGAATTGGTTTAAACATCGGCGCGGGTAATTTTGTCAACTTTAAACCAATAGCATTTATGGTTTTGGCACTTGTCTTTGTTTGCATGGCTCATCTTTCAAGCTAAATTTAGAGAAAGCAAGTGAATGAGCTAATTAGTATAatcctattttttttctctttcactttcttcattgaagaaatatttggaaataaaatatcaagtacaaaatgtgttgttttttttagttatttgtttaaattatatttaatattttgaaatttatttaggatttttattgatatatattataCTGATCAATTATCATATAAAAGTGTAGAACTtacaattaaagaaaaaaatttaatccaaATGATCAATTATGCTTTTTGGTTACATTTAAAATAGTATAGTATAAACACAGAAAAacataaatagtataaatagtaaaagaatgaacgataaagaaataatatacgAGAATACTCTTTCAAATATGGAAAAGAAGAACAATAATAATCGTGTTTCTAggtttaatttttatgtttctttgTATATCTTTATGGTCAAATAATTTCTCTATGATGACATTATTTATCCAATATTTCTTTCGTGTTATTactatataaaacatataatataatatatataacataatatgGAAATCAATTCCCTAAAAAGAGCTTATGTGTTTAGGTTTCACTTCTCTTACTaataattagattatttattaGAATAAGAAAGGGATTATTGTTCTCTAGAAGATTAATGAGGAATTTAGTTGTAGACGCATCATAAGATATGGGGTTTGACAATTAAGTTTGAACTAATTTAGagttattaattaatcaagtaTAGATgtaataataacatataattaCATACTCAATATAATTAAATCTAGAAGCATAGTAGTTATTCTTTTGTACTATTTATTATGTACATATCTGATTATATGATAGAATCATTCAACTCtcatttgaatatatatatattataaccTTAGGATCCCAATTctaaaaataatgatttctCGAGTAGTTAGTAAAAGAACGTTCCATTCttataaaagttatttatgtcattttattGACAAATTAATTGAgacaattattttttgttttttacaaTCTATCGATCTAGGTGAGATCGTATCTCAAAGTTAGAATCAAAATTTTGCAGACGAAAATTATAGTCTTTTTCAAGATCCATTATATTAGAATGTaaattgttctttctttctaaCGACCGAAtaactgaaaaaaaaatctacatcTGATTTGACAACcacaacattattatttatgataggaaaagttttatatttctattttagtttattattaaacTAAAATTACAACCGAATATCTACACATAATACCTCATTATTTTAGACTCATTAATTTCATACCTTAACATATCACTGTTAATTTGAATCAGTCTTTTAACGATAATATCCGTCATAAAGTTATTTCTAAATATAATAACCTAATCGAAACTGAAATCACAATACggtaattataattttactagaatcataattcacaATCACGCCTCATGTTTAGTTATATTCACGTTACATAAATAACTTGTAATTCGTCTATCACACAATCACCAAGCCCCATAAACTCGATAAGTGTACAAGTTATCTTTTCAGATTTTACTTTGTGTGAACACACTTGATTTATTATATGTATACACAGCTAATtagaattaatttaaatttgaaaaacttaTAACGTAATTACTCATCGATAATTATAAGCTACAAGTTGGAATCTATTTTCTTGgaataattatcaatatcagAGTTGGTCTAGATGGATACTGgctattaaaaaaaagtaattaattactaCAGCATACATCCTCCACATtataatttcatcatatttaaGTCTATAATATTTTGGATCATTGACGGATTTATAGTACATGCAAATTGTCAAGAGACAACAGCAAAGAAAAATCAGTAGTAGATATTGTTTGGAATTAAAATAGAaaccatgttttttttttaattatattattatcataaatcTTAAacgattattattattactattattatttatttattttataacgATATAGTAAGAGTTTGGTATAGTAAAGTCGAAGACGCAAAGACAGATTAATGAACGTACAAATAAAAAAGGCTTTTCTCCTATCAATaattttagttaaataaattaGGTAAAGGGTGATGTGCCCAACATATATTAACAtctacaatttaaaaaaaaaattaatatgtagCAGTTTATAAATAAGGTAATATAACCAACGTTATAAAATGGTATCTCccttatatttattgtttaattctTTTCACACGTGGACTTGTTTTTATTATGATATTGCTAAATCAATTCAATTTATCATGAAGtttgttttttgtttaaaaaaaaaaattaaatctttattatttattgcaGGCTAGGAGCTTTAGCACAAGTATAGTTAAGATTTTCAGTAGGTGAGCCAGGGGCGGAGCTACCCTTAATGAAGGGGGTTCATTCGAATCCCTTTggcgaaaaattatattattatatatggtTAACATAAGTTTAGATGTATATATAATGGATGTGGAATTGCCATAACTATTTCTACAGATTTCAAATCTTCTTATTGAAAATCCTAGTTTCGCCTCTGAGGTGAGCACTACACTCAACCATGAATAACATCATCTAATTAAAATGCCGCAACGATTAAATACTATAGTTAGGCAAGAGCGGAGCTAGATAGAGTTAGGGTTCATTTGATTCCCTTTCAGCGAAAAATGTTACTATTTATACGtggtaaaaattattttttacgtatatatagtagatgtcgaactCCCTTTGATTAGTTCGTTAGTTTATTTCTTAAGAATTTGACCCCTTTATTAAAAATTCTAGCTCTACCACTATTAAGTTAAGTAAAGTTAAGaaattcattcaaattatttacgacagaaaataataatattcttatatCAATTATTTCTTATAGTGAAACTACGAATTACttattattttctcaatttcaaTTTGTTCATCTAGTAATTTGCATAGGAAGACATAGCTCTCAACCTACAACTGACAAATGACAACTCTTTcattttgtcttcttctttttaacTTGCATTAGCTTCCTggttttattaatttaacaagtTCTAGAAGCATTCTAGACGGAGTTGGTTTATAGAAGTTTCCTGATTGTGCCACACTAATATGTTGTGTTTCAcacataacaattaaaaaaatcattaaaaaaaaaaactgtgtATGTGTATGACTTGAGTCTGACCTCAGCATGATAGACATACTACACTCTACTTACTAGATGCAACTTTTGAGCCAAATAATTCTACGGTTCGACTCTAAAATggaaactttttaaatttcaaaatagatACTTTTTGAACGATAactttttaaactttaaaatagaTACTTTTTGAACGGTACAAATCAAAGAGACCCTTcctaaagaaaaaaacatactaaaatggACACTTTGTTCATTTATGAACGAACTGTGATAAACAAAGTTAACTAAACCCCAAAACTCAACTTCAGGGAAAGAATTTGATATCACTTTGCTTTGTTATGAACACGGAAAGTTCACAACACAACAAAGAGAGAACTTTTCAAAACAAATCAAGTTGCAAAGAGAACAAATAAATCACAGCAAGAAGCAGTTGCATAATCATTCATGTGCTTGAAAAGGCGATGCTCCACCAAAAACTTGGTTGAGCATGGAATCCACCAATTGTACATTCAA
This window encodes:
- the LOC107012453 gene encoding cinnamoyl-CoA reductase 1, encoding MPSESGKVVCVTGAGGFIASWLVKLLLEKGYTVRGTVRNPDDSKNGHLKELEGAKERLILLRADLLDYQSLREAIYGCDGVFHTASPVTDDPEQMVEPAVIGTKNVITAAAETKVRRVVFTSSIGTVYMDPNRAPDKVVDETCWSDLDYCKNTKNWYCYGKTVAEKTARDEAREKGVDLVVINPVLVLGPLLQPTVNASVLHILKYLTGSAKTYANSIQAYVHVKDVALAHILLYEAPSASGRYICAESVLHRGDVVEILAKFFPEYPIPTKCSDETRPRAKPYIFTNQKLKDLGLEFTPVKQCLYETVKSLQEKGHLPIPTQNDEPIKIHS